A genomic segment from Streptosporangium roseum DSM 43021 encodes:
- a CDS encoding Asp23/Gls24 family envelope stress response protein, whose product MTTPVEHRAASTEAPADVRGLPAQRPGGTSPADAARPAPPIRPVRPAVPAERRGKTDIAERVVSRIAARAAREVARVLEVRERGPLTFGERTRATLDGDLTVLRLDVSVEYPAPLRQVTEAVRRHVADRVSVLTGLHVDHVDIDVTGVMPSGEEDRR is encoded by the coding sequence ATGACCACACCGGTCGAGCACCGCGCCGCATCCACCGAGGCGCCCGCGGACGTGCGCGGTCTCCCGGCACAGCGGCCGGGAGGCACCTCACCCGCGGACGCGGCCCGGCCCGCCCCGCCCATCCGGCCGGTACGGCCCGCCGTACCGGCCGAGCGGCGCGGGAAGACGGACATCGCGGAGCGGGTGGTGTCGCGCATCGCGGCGCGCGCGGCCCGGGAGGTGGCACGGGTGCTGGAGGTCCGCGAGCGGGGGCCGCTGACCTTCGGAGAACGCACCCGTGCCACCCTGGACGGAGATCTCACGGTGCTGAGACTGGACGTGTCGGTGGAGTATCCCGCTCCGCTCCGGCAGGTCACCGAGGCGGTCCGGCGGCACGTCGCCGACCGGGTCAGCGTGCTGACCGGCCTGCACGTCGACCACGTCGACATCGACGTGACCGGCGTGATGCCGTCCGGGGAAGAGGACCGCCGATGA
- a CDS encoding DUF6286 domain-containing protein encodes MITAALMTVIGVLVAVETISALFGRPARWVPYDRMLGWASSTPWNDPRVMLGASVVTALGLLLVLLALVPGRPRFIPARTGDPDLVIGMQRRGFTRSLAHAARQVQGVDHARVRLHGKTAQVTAGSHLRDTTGLAEAVRLAVTDRITALAPVDDYPVRVNLRGR; translated from the coding sequence GTGATCACGGCCGCCCTGATGACCGTGATCGGCGTCCTGGTCGCGGTGGAGACGATCTCCGCGCTGTTCGGCCGCCCGGCGCGCTGGGTGCCGTACGACCGGATGCTGGGCTGGGCGTCCTCGACGCCGTGGAACGACCCGCGGGTGATGCTCGGCGCGAGCGTGGTCACCGCGCTCGGCCTGCTGCTGGTGCTGCTCGCGCTCGTCCCCGGACGGCCCAGGTTCATCCCGGCGAGGACCGGCGACCCCGACCTGGTCATCGGCATGCAGCGCCGCGGCTTCACCCGTTCCCTGGCCCACGCCGCCCGGCAGGTCCAGGGCGTCGACCACGCCCGGGTGCGGCTGCACGGCAAGACCGCCCAGGTGACGGCCGGCAGCCACCTGCGGGACACCACCGGGCTGGCCGAGGCCGTACGGCTGGCCGTCACCGACCGGATCACCGCGCTCGCTCCGGTGGACGACTATCCCGTGCGCGTGAACCTGCGAGGAAGGTGA